In Lactobacillus sp. PV012, one genomic interval encodes:
- the nusA gene encoding transcription termination factor NusA, with protein MSKEMLEAFSTLEKQKGIKPDVIVEAMKAALVAAYKKNYNQAQNVEVVFDEKKGNFKVNAIKTVVEEVQDPRLEVSLKDALEINGAYEVGDEIRFEVTPKNFGRLAAQTAKQVIMQRLREAERNHIIEEYSQYEDEMVTGVVERRDNRFVYVNIGNVEAVMPHNDQLSTETYNPQDRIKVLVTHVGSDSKGAQITVSRTAPGLVKRLFEQEVPEVYNGTVQIVSIAREAGDRTKIAVKTDDPNIDPVGTLVGPKGARVQNIVNELGGENIDIVKYEEDPSDFIANALNPAEVIAVQFGDEKDEKNALVIVPDYQLSLAIGKRGQNVRLAARLTGYKIDIKPESQVEFVEESSTTEEADSSQEPVEDTETTENSDTEVTSANEDEVKETQD; from the coding sequence ATGTCTAAAGAAATGCTAGAAGCTTTTTCAACCTTAGAAAAGCAAAAGGGTATTAAACCAGATGTGATAGTTGAAGCAATGAAAGCTGCTTTAGTAGCTGCTTATAAGAAAAATTATAATCAAGCACAAAATGTTGAAGTAGTTTTTGATGAAAAAAAAGGTAACTTCAAAGTTAACGCTATTAAAACAGTAGTTGAGGAAGTTCAAGATCCTCGTCTGGAAGTAAGTTTAAAAGATGCTTTAGAAATTAATGGAGCATATGAAGTAGGAGATGAAATTCGTTTTGAAGTAACTCCTAAGAATTTTGGCCGACTTGCTGCTCAAACTGCTAAGCAAGTGATTATGCAACGTTTAAGAGAAGCTGAAAGAAATCATATTATTGAAGAATATTCTCAATATGAAGATGAAATGGTAACTGGAGTTGTTGAACGTCGCGATAACCGTTTTGTTTACGTTAATATTGGTAATGTAGAGGCAGTAATGCCCCATAATGATCAATTGTCGACTGAAACTTATAATCCTCAAGATAGAATCAAAGTTTTGGTAACTCACGTTGGTAGTGATTCTAAAGGAGCACAGATTACTGTTTCTAGAACTGCACCTGGCCTTGTGAAACGTTTATTTGAACAAGAAGTCCCTGAAGTTTACAATGGTACTGTTCAAATTGTTTCAATCGCTAGAGAAGCTGGTGACAGAACTAAGATTGCAGTAAAAACAGATGATCCTAACATTGATCCTGTAGGTACTTTAGTTGGGCCTAAAGGTGCTAGAGTTCAAAATATTGTTAATGAACTCGGTGGTGAAAATATAGATATTGTTAAATATGAAGAAGATCCTTCTGATTTCATTGCTAATGCTTTAAACCCTGCTGAAGTAATCGCTGTTCAATTCGGTGATGAAAAAGATGAAAAAAATGCTTTGGTAATTGTACCAGATTATCAATTGTCTTTAGCAATTGGTAAGCGAGGCCAAAATGTAAGACTTGCTGCAAGATTGACTGGTTATAAGATTGACATTAAGCCTGAATCTCAAGTAGAATTTGTTGAAGAAAGTTCTACAACTGAGGAAGCTGATAGTAGTCAAGAACCAGTTGAAGATACAGAAACAACAGAAAATAGTGATACTGAAGTAACTTCAGCTAATGAAGACGAAGTAAAAGAAACGCAAGATTAA
- the rnpM gene encoding RNase P modulator RnpM: MKKRKIPMRKDLLTNTMMPKKELVRVVVDKEKNIFVDPTGKKSGRGAYVSLEPEKIASAQKNRVLEKSLGIKVSEDFYKELYAYVEHQKARKELFGD, encoded by the coding sequence ATGAAAAAAAGAAAAATTCCAATGAGAAAAGATCTTTTGACTAACACAATGATGCCCAAAAAAGAGTTAGTAAGAGTAGTGGTAGATAAGGAAAAGAATATTTTCGTTGACCCTACTGGTAAAAAATCGGGACGAGGTGCTTATGTTTCTTTGGAACCTGAAAAAATTGCCAGTGCTCAAAAAAATAGAGTGTTAGAAAAAAGCTTAGGCATTAAAGTGTCTGAAGATTTTTATAAAGAATTGTATGCCTATGTAGAACATCAAAAGGCACGTAAAGAATTGTTTGGTGACTAA
- a CDS encoding L7Ae/L30e/S12e/Gadd45 family ribosomal protein — translation MQKEEKILNFLGLIQRAGKLVTGFDAVKLGLMHKKIKVIFIASDLSENTKEKLNFLNRKQHVPIYDMLSSKQLSQALGKERKIVAVTDQGFSQAIVKKIE, via the coding sequence GTGCAAAAAGAAGAAAAAATTTTAAATTTTTTGGGCTTGATTCAACGTGCGGGGAAATTAGTAACTGGTTTTGATGCAGTAAAATTGGGCTTAATGCATAAAAAAATAAAAGTTATTTTCATTGCATCTGATTTAAGCGAAAATACCAAAGAAAAATTAAATTTTTTAAATCGAAAGCAACATGTTCCAATCTATGATATGTTATCAAGTAAGCAATTATCTCAAGCATTAGGTAAAGAACGCAAAATAGTTGCGGTTACTGATCAAGGATTTAGTCAAGCAATAGTTAAAAAAATAGAATAA